The DNA sequence AAAAATGTTGGTCTTTGTTTTTTgtctttcttccaggttttgATCAATGGCTTACAGCATTTTGTGTCGTTTAATGTGAAGCCCAAGTTACAAATGGTTGAAACTTTCATTAAGGTAAGTAACAACTTATCCACTGTATTGTTTCTAAATACAGGTGACTTTTGGTCACTTGGGTAGCATTAGTTGGATCGTGTTGCTACGTTGATCAGTTGCAATATTCAGTCTTATTTTATGCAATCAACATTTATTGGTTATTCATGGACATATTTTCTTGGACTTCAAACCAGGCTTATTACCTACCAGAGACAGAATATGTACATTGGGCACGTGCACATCCAGTAAGAACAGCACCTTTCTACTACCATGCATTATCTTTAATTCTTTATTGCCGATGTGTTTTAACAAAGCATCCTTTCCTTGCAGGAATACACTAAAAGCCAGATTGTTGGGTTGATCAACCTTGTTGCCACTATGAAAGGTTGGAAGAGGAAAACGAGGTTGGAAGTACTGGAAAAGATTGAATGAGAGTTGCCGTCTTAGTTGCTTCTTGTTGCGTATGAGGTCAGGCATACAGAATCTGTTGCTTCTTCCGTTTCGCCCACACCTTCCATTTTTGGCAGAGCTCTTTGTAAAGGTATTGTATATCAATCGCACGATACTTTGTCCCCTATTAATTATTAAGTGTCTTTCCCAAATCTGTGCTTATTCTGGTTTGCTGTAGATAGTCCTTTGAAAATTAACATGTAATTGTACAATAATGTTAATCACATAAAAGTCTCGTATATTTTTTCTTGTTGGCCCTCTGTATTTTCCTAACACTTTAATGCGTCAATATATATGgtgtaatattttatttgaattgcttgaatgaaaagTTATGTACCTTGAACTttactcaaataaaaaaaattgtaatattTGTTTTTTGAGATTTTTCGTAATTACGTCAGTATAGCAGAGTTCGTATTCAACCATCAATATTCATTATCATTTGGTTGTCGGTGGGGTAATTTTCCATCGGAGACTGATAATTATTAGCTAGCAACGCGTCAAACCCTCTAACCCTCTTCCTATCGCTTACGGATGTACTATAAATAAGGGCAATTTacgtaaataaataaagtgggaGAGTTATTTACCTAAATGTGCAAATCTGTTTGTTGTTACGATTTTGTGCAAAATGGATTTAtatgtaaaccgtggcaacTCACCACGGTTTCTAAAcatgcataaaccgtgggaggtcaccacggaTTAGGAGCAAATTTTTGTAGGAGGAAACCGTGgtaggtcaccacggtttatgaaggaaATTTGGCAAGCATAAACCGTGGggagtcaccacggtttatgaagaaacTTGTTTGCACATAAAACCTTGtgggtcaccacggtttatatGTGGTAAATAATGGTCAGAAaatcttgttaattttatgtcCAAGAGACACAAAGCTgtttattataaaaatcattatttttataatagaaagagtacaataaaaaaaatcagataaTACTAAGAAAATGATTTTTATAGTGCTTAAAAAATTGATGTctatttactaaaaaataaaaaattaatatttaatttaagatgatgaaatttaataaatttaaaatatttaaaatttgtgatgtaaaataaattagaaaaaaattagactCTAATAATAAACAccatgaaatttttggatttttttttattataaaataaaaaaatatttttaaaaataaattacactaacattaatgtttggaatctgtttttattttttattttgagtttttatgaagttttcaaaatcttaggCGAACTTATAAAAACTACTCAAAAGTTCGTTTAAGCTTAAGGTGACCTCTCTTATTatatacatctttattttttcatttataaaataaagatttattACACTATAACATATTAATGagtacaataaaataattacttgttaatATTGGTATATTAATATTCATTAACATGCTTATTGATTAAATCTTTTATATAGATTTAATAAATTCACATATAAGTGTATATTGATACATTagtatttgttaaatttaaaataaaaaatatttattatattttaagaatattaatgagtactctaaaaaatattaataagtaattattttattatgttcattaatattttttatagtataataaatatttaaatatagtgtaaaatgaaaaataggGATAAACATAATGAAAAACTAATTGATAATACATGTAAAAATTTTATAGTATATATTAGTCAATAATACATAAAGAGAacgaaaaaattttattataaatattcaatagaaatagatgatttttttttctttataaaatgtACTATATAGTGTGTATTTATTAGGCTGCCTTTGTTTTCAACaacaaaataggataagacACTGAAAATAGGACAGGACAAGACACTGATggatagagacacaaaattttgtgttcttgtaatTCTGCTTtgtgataaactagaacaaattatgaaaatctaatttattctcatttttttcattaaaaaaatttgagatgaaaaatataataataaaaaatataattataaaaaatttaacaagaataataaaaaaataaaaaataagttgtgtgtCTTGGACATAAAATTAACAAGGTTTTCTGACCATTATTTACCacacataaaccgtggtgacccaCAAGGTTTTATGTGCAAACAAgtttcttcataaaccgtggtgactccCCACGGTTTATGCTTGCCAAATttccttcataaaccgtggtgacctacCACGGTTTCCTCCTACAAAAATTTGCTCCTAAtccgtggtgacctcccacggtttatgcatgtttagaaaccgtggtgggttgccacggtttacatataaatccattttgcacaaaatcgtaacaacatacagatttgcacatttacgtaaataactctcccactttatttatttatgtaaattgccctataaataattaaaatataaatttaatttcagCGCAATATTAGTGTTGTAGAGTTTTATACAAGAGTAATGTTATacgtataaattttttttctcaatcaTGTTAgtctaatattaaaaaaaatattttatcactGTTATTCATccatttaattatattttattgtttaatttgattGAATTTAATTGGCAAAAAAATTAGTACGTGAAATATttcttaataaatatatttaatcatAACTTTATATTATTGGATCTGTTTTCGTTAGAGTTTTATAGCTTcattattttatattcattttCTTATATCTATAACCATACAAATATATTACTTGATACCAGTACTGAAGATATTATCAAGCGACGTTGATAAAGACATGATTTAAAATCTCCCATATTGGATTTACGAGCAACCTCGTTGACCACAATCTCTTGGTTATTTCTTTCACGTTAAAATTGCTTATAAATAAAAGCATCATATCACATAATTGGGGCGGTATATATCTAAATGGAAAGTCTCATGTCAttgattaaataaaatatattcaataaataactatgataaatatatattaaaaattagttaccaagatagaataatataatattagaatataaaatatatattaatatttgattttaatagttaattttagtatGAAAATAGCATTTTTGTTAATCAAAATAGTAATGTTGTCGTCAACTGTAACTGAGACTTATTGGCTTCTCAGCTTCCAGCTCTTATACGTGAGGGATCTGGCACATCCTAACTAGTAACTAGCACTTTAGATTTAAAAATAgtaaacaataaaatataagatTATCCCAGGTTAATTAATTGCTAAAGATAACGCACCGATCCTATGATAATTTGTTAACAAAAGTGCATTTGTGGATTTAAATGAAAAAGCACAAAATATCAAGATAATTTGTTATACCATGTGACTGCTGCTAAGGCTAATCATGACTTCATGTTCATCATATGGCTAGTGAATCTTTTAATCACATGGTTTAGCTATCATGCCATCAACACTAAGCTTTAAACTTTTGGCAGGTTACATACCTGTATAACATTTTTAAACcgctataatttttttatcgcATTTTTAGACTGCTTAATTGTTTTTATTATATACCTTCAACTTTCTTCCTGAAAAATGTTCTAATTACTTTTTGTGCCTATAACAGGTGAGCTTTGGAGTTCAATGTTATAATAGCGAATTTGAATACCATATATGGTTGAACATGGCTTTAATCTGTAGTTATATTAACCATTCAGCTCATAAAACCACATTCTTACAACATATTTCCGTCtctaaattacttttaaaaacCGAAGCTTCAAGTGACCCTCGCTTCTTTATTTGTTTTGGCTCTCAGCACCAAACAAGTTGTCGCAAACATGGTACCTTTTGTCATTATACATTGAAAACCATCTCGATCGATAATCAAATCTTAGAAGCAACgataaagttttaaaaaaaaacgaTGTCAATTCCTATTTAAattccaaagcaagcaaagaaTTTTATCAATGCCCTACAAAGTTTTAAGTCTATAAAAGTGAGGCAAAAGCTTCAAACAGTTCAAAcgactttttttttctttttcttttgggtAGTTCAAACAGTTAAAACTGGACTCTTTAATCAACAAGGGACTAAACATACACCTTGGTTATTATGTAAATTAGTTTAACCACAATTTTGAAGTGGGGCTAAATGACCTTAAATTCAGCCTCACTTCAAAAACGAAGTTAATGTAAGTGTGTGATAGGCACTAGAGTTGGTTAATATTGACGATATTTGACATCAGCTATGTTTAACTTTAGGTAAAGACTCACGTATAGTTGTTTTTATGTGAAGATGTTAGTAACTTCATGTTATATAAGGAATCTTTCTCGTGTTATAAATATCTAACTTCATGAACAGAATAAAGTAGAAATCCATAAATGTTTGAACAATAATCGCTGCATGTCAGTAGTGTGtctgaaaataaatataaataacatGTTTTGTTTTTATCCAGAGCCAACCAAAAGAATTATATttctcattgatcattcataaTCAGAAAACAAAGACATGAATGTCCAAAACTTTgaaggaaaagagaaagaatgACATTGTAattgaaaaatcaataaatagcATCCCTATATATATAGCTCTTCCATTCATCTGGTCATTGCTATTCTCTGCTCTGTTTTGTTCTGTTCTAGTTTGATTGTTGCATTGGCTCTTCCTTTCTTGCTTCATCATcaacattttctttcttttttcttgtaCGCTTTATTATTgtacaaataataattatactcttatttaattattttcttttttcttctatGGTTAACTTCATGCTGCTGGTGACTGTGTAATTGCACTCACCATGTCTAGTGCCACGCATGGCTGATCAGTGGGCACCTACACCGGTAAGCAAACAAGTTAATTAAGAGTGTCAATATAAAtagtttaaatatttaaatttctttaattaaaataaatatttaaaatataaaatgttTTGTAGGCTTCCCAAATATGCTCTTACACATGGAGTTGCACCCTactattcttaaaatattaaatatttgtaaaattGTGTATCTTAATAAAATGTAATAGTCTCAGTAAACATATATTTAAATAGAGTTGAATTATGGAGCCAActtctttcacttaattttttgaaataattttttatcttaaattctaaattctctAAAAAAActttacaataaaaaaaaattaactaattaaaaaataatttcctATATTTCTTCTTTAAGTAGGCAAGTGGATGACGAATATTACAATCCATTACAGATCATTCTATTTTCGTACTTTTTTCTCTTGGATATATTTGTCATTCCGGTATCATTACGCCATCATATATAAATGAATATGATTCATTTGTAATTTCATGCCTTTCATCATTTCTTATGTTATTTTCAGTACCTTCCACTAAGACCCACATCAAGATTCAAAGGAtgattctctttttttttttcggatAAAGAAAAACCAGAAAGTGAtcctaaattaattattttaaattttaacaagaCACTCGTTTTTGTTCTATATATCACATGAGGAATAGATAAACTCCAATATGCTAGTTGTCATACACATGAGAATTCATCGGATCTTGTAATATGCCATTTAATTTTAGGTGGAAACTCaagtgcagtcgacttcacgtgaagttgatagctgagagttataagatgaaaatttagttaaatcagtcaaattatctaacaaCTCTCacctatcaacttcacgtgaagttgactgTACCTGATTTTCCACCTTAATTTTATTGTCTTGAAAAATGTATTTCTAAAATGATTCCCACTAATTATTGGGTTTTATTCTCTTTAGTGGCTTCATACGAAAGAATCCAAGTAAGTAGAAACTAGAAAGAATAATGAGTAATAATCTTGTAAATGCAAAAACTCTTAAACAAAAGGTTCATaaatattcataatttattcACATCACATAATacgaattaaaaaataaataaatatatgatacaattaaaaaaaaaaaaaacatttggTTGTGGTTATATTATCCATCACTATTAATAGATAACAGGGAGGGATGAAGCACACGGCAAGTTACACTATAAATTTTAGAATATCCAAAAGCAATTAATATTGCCAAATTAAAAAGGCATGCATATAATATAAGATAGGTGTTAGATGTTGACTTACAAAATGGCCAGCTCCAAGGATCCAATAGAAGTGTAGGTTTTTGTATGACTTAACAAATCCTTTGGTTGTTTTGTCACTTCCACAGTAGAGTGGTGTTCTCTCTTTATACAAGAAATTTTGAAGCCCTTCCCACCTATATAAGTAACAAATATAAACCatacaataaaataatgaataagcattcttgattttttttttacactaATCTTAAAAAGGTATAAATTAAGAgggatataaattataatagtGCATACTTGAGTTTCCTAACCCAAGCTTCGGTCCCCTTGGTGGCACAAATCAGATCAACCTATAACATAATCACAATTAAAGCAAAATAATAGTCATCTAATTCCTGTTCCAAAATCTAGAACTCAAGATTTTTAATTAGCAAGAATGAAGTGTTGTGGAAATTAAAAGAAGTATTACCTGTCCATTGTAGATGGTCACATTGACCCCTTTAGCCAGAAGTTGGTCAACCTAAAAatgttaaaacaaaaaaaaaaaacaattagtTGGTTTGacatttatataattataattatagtaattattatttGCTGACCTCATTAATTCTTGGCTTCATGAAATCGGATTCAAGATTGGTGAAAACACCATCAGACTGTCCTCCCCACCTGTCAGTCACCACAGTATCTGTGTCATCAAACCCTTCCAATAAAATGGAACTGTGCATaagcttttcttttctttttctttgaagtcCTTCTCTTcctattattttaacattactTTTTCGGACTTCAAATCATGTCCAAATAATTGATCATTTTAATCAGAATTTcagtatacatatatatagatgggatcacttagataaaaaaaattaaaaaatttatttttttaaatattttttaataattaaaatttaacacaattatattatttttataataaaaatattttaattattttttaataagaatattataattattttttataaaaataatattaatttatatcagtttaaagtttaatttactatttttttgattaaattaatttatttggccaaattttaacaaaaataatataatttaatcgattatatatataaaattttaattattaaaaaatatcttaaaaaagacattttaaaCCCTCTGAATaactctttatatatatatatattctaattctatttatttaaataaatatgcTTATAACtaacaataaaaaaagtaacatttattaactattattatttatcttacatttattatatttaaacgAAAATGCATGTAAACATTTCTTTTTTATGTCAACAAAACTATGATATTTTGACACCAAAAACAAAACTATGATATTTAGATTTATAATAAGaaatttgataatattttaataattgaaaattatttaataatttaacataatTAACTAAACAACATAGAAATTTGCACTTACGAAACGTTTTGGGGGATGATCTTCAATTTCTTCTTGATGACCCCATTAAGTAAAGTGTCAAGATCATTGCCACCACCGGGAGATGAAGATGACGAAGAACTCAGCCTCATTGAAGTCAgatattttgaatatttcttCATAGAAAATTCCCTAAATAACCCCAACTCCATTGCTGACGATAACGCTACTGAATCACTTCCAGCATCCACTAGGAAATTGTAAAAATCCTGCCGTACgcttaatttattaattaaatgaaattaatttttctagAAGGTGATAgtgaatttttaatattatattatggtAGGTACCACGCTGTTACTGTTTTGGCTAATAATAGACTCAAGTTCACTCCATGAGTTGGTTGCATCAACAAATTTACCCTCCTCAAGTTGTTGCTTGATCTTCTCAGCCACACTGATTTCGTTTCATATTTTCATCCAAACATTAATGTATATACAACAATACGCCATAAATAAAATATAGCTACATTCCTAATATCTTTTTCCTGAAATACCGCCcgagtttttaattaaaaataaatcatcaaattaattaatcatataaattatatgtttaaatataaatacatattaaaatatataaaataatatatatatttatacacaaacacatagtttaataattaatttttagtgtatacataatatttttattaaacattatgtattttttattacaaaaaaaatcgAAATTGTCTTAACAAAAAAAGTTATTGTatgtttaaatataaaatacatattaaaatatataaaaaatatatttatacataaatacatagTAATTCATTTAATAGCTAATTTAGTGcatatatagtatttttattatgaaaaaatatctaaatatctcaacaaaaaatagttattttttcaTTTGTTATCTAAAAAGccttaaatatttaattttgttaaaaatttataaatccaagcaaaaaaataaaaaccctATTTAtcagaaaatgggtatatgggAAGAAAAAGAGGAGATTGAATTTGAATGAATTTACCTGTTAGATTTTTGTAGTCCATTGTCATCAAGGCGTGAAAGGTCTTTAAGCAGAGGGCCCCATGAGAACTACAATATATGAATGTGAATAAAGTAGTTAACTTcaaccaaagaaaaaaaacacaTGGATGATGAACTATAATTATtctatttgatttgatttgattatttCATACCACAAAATCTTCTGGGGAGATCCAACTATCACCTAATGCCACACCTCCAAGTGTGAGGTTGAGTCTTTTTTCTTGAATGGCTTTAGTGGCGGATAATCCAAGCGTCACAGCAAATTTGCCACCATATGATTCTGCCACAATGTAAAGAGGGCTCTTTTTTAGGCTCTCATTTTTGTTAAATAACTCAATTAACAATGTTGTTAAATCTGTGGCTGCTTCATCATCTGTTTTCACAAACAAACTCTTATCCTCCACAAAACTGTACCCTGTTCCAACTGGATTATCctataccaaaaaaaaaaaattgttgtcataatttgataaaagaaaataaaagaaaaatgtttgaTTATTATCTCTTAATTAGTTATTCACCACTTACCACAAACAATAGATCTGCTTTTTTGAGCCATGTTGAGTTTCTTGGCTTCAAATCAGTATCCAATGGACCAACCTCTTCAAAGTTTCCAATTCCAACTCCTGAAGCACCCTATTCATTAAAATGttttaacaattatatattactattcACAATATTTCAATCTAATAAAAccataacatatatatatatataagtagtTATTACAGGTCCTCCTTGCAACCACAGAATAATTGGCCATGGTTTTGATGGATCTTCCACTCTATAAGGACTCTTGTAAAGCCACCAGAACATGTGAGCTTCtgtaatataataataataaaaaattacaaattcaatTATTAATTTGGAGATGATGAGAGAGTATGGAATGAATTAAAGAATTTGTGGACTTACTGGGTCTTACTTCTACATAGCCCCATTCCTCTGATCCATCTTGGTTACTCTTCCCCAAAACTGATACAATTCCAATTCCTCCATGAAAGAGAAGAGCAAAGaataggagaagaagaagcttagCCATTTGGAGAATAAAGGTGGGAAAAAAGTGATTGAGATAATAAAAGGATATATAAAAGggtatctatatatatatatatatatagacacaGTGGTTGAGTCAAAATATTGTGTCAGTAAGGAAGACAAAAGATGAGTCAAGCAAGTAGGTTATTTGTTCTGTTCTTTAAGGTAAAGGGTATCCTTAAAAGCAAGGTAACTAGTTACTgcaaacacacacacacactcactCATAACACAACCTGAATCCATGAACAACAACAAACCCAACCACACCAACTTATATTACTTTGTGTCTTGTTTCAATATCATAAATCATTGTCTTTTTCTCAAGAGAAGTTATTTAGTCCTACATTGTAATTATCATCttgttttctctctttctctctctctagtAAATTAAATGAGAGAAAATGTCAAATTCTTACACAAATTATATTGTAGAAAGAGAATATATAACTTATTAATGTTAGATGATaatgtataatttattaaagagagagaaaattcacatttattttttactaaacCTATTGTCTTATTAATATGGGGATGGTTGAAGAGATATGGATGCTTATTAATTTTTTCCGAGTCCACTTCAAACATTTGATTGGATAATTAAATGCTAATAGTATAAAGTGTGATGGTATAAAATCTGATAAGCTTTTAATACAGCCTGGTATTTGGGATAATAAGATTAAAATAGTACATTTTATAAAAGTATTACTTATTTTTCAGTATTTATAAAAAAGGTAATTTACGTATTTAAATTGTTCAAAAAAAATGTTATCATATTACAACTTTTTAAATATGTAAATGCAAATgtaattttagtaattatataTAAACCACGATAGAGTATTACGATTACAGGGTGTAAGAATTTACGTTGATTTGTGTGAACACAGAATTTGCTACATTATATAGCAATTTTTGAAGAAGTTACATGCATGAAGAAACCACGATATCCTATAACAGTTTCTTTATGGTATGGCTGTTTGGAAAATACCTATATATACTAGCAAGAGAAAATGATGTGTAGAGTATCATTTTCATTCAAAACTTTTAGAATGGAGAGTGAGAAAAGCTTTTTAATTCTAGTGCATTACtctagaaaaattaaaaaaagcaaaagataCGGTGTAAAGTTTACCGATCTGAATGTTTTCATTCGATCGTCGAATACGTTGTTAAATCTAAAAACCAGTATATTACAAAAATTGATCGTGTGCGGGACAAAGTGGGTGAAAAAATTATTCTACAAAATTATTATTACGGTTGTGTCATCTTGGCGTGAAGAGATTGCTTCAAGAAATTCAAATTATCTCCAACTTCTTCTCTCTACCTTCTCACTACCTTCTCTCTATGCCAAATTTTTAAAACTCTCCAAATGAATAATCCGCTACTGTCTCAAGCGGATTTTATACGCATACCATTTTCGAAGAAATTATTAAAGAGTACTGCAATTTTTTCACGCACCAATTTCTTCATAAACAACTTTCACACTATTCAACGTAAACCGCAACAGAATGTAACAATTTACATGCAACCTAATCTGTAAGAGGGTGTCGtagtttatatataattataaaaattgcaTTTGCGTCTGCATATCCTAAAAGTTGAAATATGGTAATGTATTTCTCTAAGCAATTTAAATGCGTAAATTACCCTTATAAAAATGgataaatatcaaaataaaataagaatcttttattattaatttaaggTACTTTAATTATTAGTCCTTACTTTTAGAAACTAcatgttatattatttaattataatttatttaactaATGAATAATTAAACATTTGTTTTTATAGTATATTTGATTTAAACAAATATTACTCTGGTTGGTAAAAATCTAtaagtttaacaaaaataa is a window from the Arachis stenosperma cultivar V10309 chromosome 3, arast.V10309.gnm1.PFL2, whole genome shotgun sequence genome containing:
- the LOC130970639 gene encoding serine carboxypeptidase-like 51 isoform X2, translated to MGLCRKAHMFWWLYKSPYRVEDPSKPWPIILWLQGGPGASGVGIGNFEEVGPLDTDLKPRNSTWLKKADLLFVDNPVGTGYSFVEDKSLFVKTDDEAATDLTTLLIELFNKNESLKKSPLYIVAESYGGKFAVTLGLSATKAIQEKRLNLTLGGVALGDSWISPEDFVFSWGPLLKDLSRLDDNGLQKSNSVAEKIKQQLEEGKFVDATNSWSELESIISQNSNSVDFYNFLVDAGSDSVALSSAMELGLFREFSMKKYSKYLTSMRLSSSSSSSPGGGNDLDTLLNGVIKKKLKIIPQNVSWGGQSDGVFTNLESDFMKPRINEVDQLLAKGVNVTIYNGQVDLICATKGTEAWVRKLKWEGLQNFLYKERTPLYCGSDKTTKGFVKSYKNLHFYWILGAGHFVPTDQPCVALDMVSAITQSPAA
- the LOC130970639 gene encoding serine carboxypeptidase-like 51 isoform X1, which produces MAKLLLLLFFALLFHGGIGIVSVLGKSNQDGSEEWGYVEVRPKAHMFWWLYKSPYRVEDPSKPWPIILWLQGGPGASGVGIGNFEEVGPLDTDLKPRNSTWLKKADLLFVDNPVGTGYSFVEDKSLFVKTDDEAATDLTTLLIELFNKNESLKKSPLYIVAESYGGKFAVTLGLSATKAIQEKRLNLTLGGVALGDSWISPEDFVFSWGPLLKDLSRLDDNGLQKSNSVAEKIKQQLEEGKFVDATNSWSELESIISQNSNSVDFYNFLVDAGSDSVALSSAMELGLFREFSMKKYSKYLTSMRLSSSSSSSPGGGNDLDTLLNGVIKKKLKIIPQNVSWGGQSDGVFTNLESDFMKPRINEVDQLLAKGVNVTIYNGQVDLICATKGTEAWVRKLKWEGLQNFLYKERTPLYCGSDKTTKGFVKSYKNLHFYWILGAGHFVPTDQPCVALDMVSAITQSPAA